The following are encoded in a window of Hevea brasiliensis isolate MT/VB/25A 57/8 unplaced genomic scaffold, ASM3005281v1 Scaf620, whole genome shotgun sequence genomic DNA:
- the LOC131177605 gene encoding DNA polymerase epsilon subunit B-like: MSASVVRKKIQKKFKIRGYTLKIDALEEILSFVNRFEGAEDEAIDLLLDHLQYESQKVGVKSSIIDKEPIHRVISGLLEADDAVEQTSSDTVSSHAAIRVIDAFLVPKFRFDPIKKQFYQHTGGLSVHGGSSAKSALYKDRYLLLFQRISHDQHFSKPAFDTEMSHYGSCEIAPIQSLVGQTGRRWVMGVISQFEDGHFYLEDPTASVEINLSKAKITTGFLSENTIVVAEGEMLLDGIFQ, translated from the exons ATGAGTGCCTCAGTGGTGAGGAAAAAGATACAAAAGAAATTCAAAATTAGAGGGTATACACTTAAAATTGATGCTCTTGAAGAGATCCTCTCCTTTGTTAACCGCTTCGAAGGTGCTGAAGATGAGGCCATTGATCTCCTCCTAGACCACCTTCAGTATGAATCAC AGAAAGTGGGAGTGAAATCTTCCATAATTGACAAGGAGCCAATACACCGTGTTATAAGTGGTTTATTAGAAGCTGATGATGCAGTTGAGCAAACCTCAAGCGACACAGTTTCTTCTCATGCTGCAATTCGTGTGATCGATGCTTTCTTAGTCCCCAAATTTCGCTTTGATCCCATCAAGAAGCAATTTTATCA GCATACTGGGGGTCTATCTGTTCATGGTGGGTCTTCTGCCAAATCTGCTCTTTACAAGGATAGGTATTTGTTGCTCTTCCAGAGAATCTCTCACGATCAGCATTTTTCCAAACCTGCATTTGACACTGAAATGTCACATTATGGAAGCTGCGAg ATAGCTCCAATTCAGTCTCTGGTTGGGCAAACAGGAAGACGATGGGTCATGGGTGTGATATCTCAATTTGAGGATGGCCATTTCTACTTGGAAGATCCTACTGCTTCAGTGGAAATCAATTTGTCTAAAGCAA AAATAACTACAGGCTTTTTATCAGAGAATACAATTGTTGTTGCAGAAGGTGAGATGCTCTTGGATGGTATTTTTCAG